The following proteins are co-located in the Agromyces laixinhei genome:
- a CDS encoding glycine--tRNA ligase has translation MAAPSRLESVIALAQHRGFVFQAGEIYGGSRSAWDYGPLGVELKENIKRQWWRYMVTGRDDVVGLDSSVILPKQVWVASGHVGVFTDPLVECLHCHKRFREDHLLEAFEAKKGRAPENGMGDIACPNCGTRGQWTPPRDFNMMLQTYLGPVQDESGLHYLRPETAQGIFTNFANVLQASRMKPPFGIGQIGKSFRNEITPGNFIFRTREFEQMELEFFVEPGSDDHWFEYWLDYRWDWYVDLGIDPENLRRFEHPAEKLSHYSKRTVDIEYRFGFTGGDWGELEGVANRTDFDLTTHSEHSGKELSFFDQSKNERWIPYVIEPAAGLTRSLMAFLVDAYHVEEVPNAKGGVDTRTVLRLDPRLAPVKAAVLPLSRNEKLSPLAREVAASLRKHWNVDFDDAGAIGRRYRRQDEIGTPFCITVDFDSLDDNAVTVRERDSMEQVRVPLAELEGFMAARLIGA, from the coding sequence GTGGCCGCACCCAGCCGTCTCGAATCCGTCATCGCGCTCGCCCAGCACCGGGGCTTCGTCTTCCAGGCAGGTGAGATCTACGGCGGATCCCGTTCCGCGTGGGACTACGGGCCTCTCGGCGTCGAGCTCAAGGAGAACATCAAGCGGCAGTGGTGGCGGTACATGGTCACCGGCCGCGACGACGTCGTCGGTCTCGACTCGAGCGTCATCCTGCCGAAGCAGGTCTGGGTCGCGTCGGGGCACGTCGGAGTCTTCACCGACCCGCTCGTCGAGTGCCTGCACTGCCACAAGCGGTTCCGCGAAGACCACCTGCTCGAGGCCTTCGAAGCCAAGAAGGGCCGTGCCCCAGAGAACGGCATGGGCGACATCGCCTGCCCGAACTGCGGTACTCGCGGTCAGTGGACCCCGCCTCGCGACTTCAACATGATGCTGCAGACCTACCTTGGTCCGGTTCAGGATGAATCCGGGCTCCACTACCTTCGCCCCGAGACCGCCCAGGGCATCTTCACGAACTTCGCCAACGTGCTGCAGGCTTCGCGCATGAAGCCGCCGTTCGGCATCGGGCAGATCGGCAAGTCGTTCCGCAACGAGATCACGCCCGGAAACTTCATCTTCCGCACGCGCGAGTTCGAGCAGATGGAGCTCGAGTTCTTCGTCGAGCCCGGCTCCGACGACCACTGGTTCGAGTACTGGCTCGACTACCGGTGGGACTGGTACGTCGACCTCGGCATCGACCCCGAGAACCTGCGTCGCTTCGAGCACCCCGCCGAGAAGTTGTCGCACTACTCGAAGCGCACGGTCGACATCGAGTACCGCTTCGGCTTCACCGGTGGTGACTGGGGCGAGCTCGAAGGTGTCGCCAACCGCACCGACTTCGACCTCACGACGCACTCGGAGCACTCGGGCAAGGAACTCTCGTTCTTCGACCAGTCGAAGAACGAACGGTGGATCCCGTATGTGATCGAGCCTGCGGCGGGTCTGACCCGCTCGCTCATGGCGTTCCTCGTCGACGCGTACCACGTCGAAGAAGTGCCGAACGCGAAGGGCGGCGTCGACACCCGCACCGTGTTGCGTCTCGACCCGCGCCTCGCGCCGGTGAAGGCCGCGGTGCTGCCGTTGTCGCGCAACGAGAAGCTCTCGCCGCTCGCGCGTGAGGTGGCGGCGTCGCTGCGCAAGCACTGGAACGTCGACTTCGACGACGCCGGTGCGATCGGTCGTCGTTACCGTCGTCAAGACGAGATCGGCACCCCGTTCTGCATCACCGTCGACTTCGATTCGCTCGACGACAACGCCGTGACCGTGCGTGAGCGCGACAGCATGGAGCAGGTGCGCGTGCCGCTCGCCGAGCTCGAGGGATTCATGGCCGCACGCCTTATCGGCGCGTAG
- a CDS encoding alpha/beta hydrolase, translating into MRFVLELDVIDGPFLIAMYALAAIVLVYLLFRGPGWAWVLTVIMLLILGSLIGIAVLWIGVNVLDSFGGPVDDSAWFWVPAAFAGITVAIWNLWHSRWWRKLIAVLAIPLFAATAALGVNAAYGLSPTLGSMFHISTADTIDPPMPDPATIVDPTEPLYATWVPPADLPATGEIGIVQGGVPNTVSGFAARPAQIYLPPAALVADAPRLPLVIMMMGQPGDPDASFIGDVLDEFAAEHDGLAPIALVVDQLGDPSDDPLCLDSSLGKVESYVMLDVVPWAKQRLGVLQGRQYTTVAGYSNGGGCAAYFGAKYPDVFGNLLAVSPVEYPGAEHPDDVLAEVFDGNQVAYDMVKPANIMAAKAPYPDSVAVFTVGEGDSAFVGGTERLADAATAAAMQTTLFLVPGADHDVVALTGGLGKGFDVLAPRLGLAAP; encoded by the coding sequence GTGCGATTCGTACTCGAACTCGATGTGATCGACGGACCCTTCCTCATCGCGATGTACGCGCTCGCGGCGATCGTGCTCGTGTACCTGCTCTTCCGGGGACCCGGCTGGGCGTGGGTGCTCACCGTCATCATGCTGCTCATCCTCGGCTCGCTCATCGGCATCGCCGTGCTCTGGATCGGCGTGAACGTGCTCGACTCGTTCGGAGGCCCGGTCGATGACTCCGCCTGGTTCTGGGTGCCGGCGGCGTTCGCCGGCATCACGGTCGCGATCTGGAACCTCTGGCACTCGCGGTGGTGGCGCAAACTCATCGCCGTGCTCGCGATCCCGCTGTTCGCCGCGACCGCCGCGCTCGGCGTGAACGCCGCATACGGGCTGAGTCCAACGCTCGGCTCGATGTTCCACATCTCCACGGCCGACACGATCGACCCGCCGATGCCCGACCCGGCGACGATCGTCGACCCGACCGAGCCGCTGTACGCGACGTGGGTCCCGCCGGCGGACCTGCCGGCAACCGGCGAGATCGGCATCGTGCAGGGCGGCGTGCCGAACACGGTGTCGGGGTTCGCAGCCCGACCGGCGCAGATCTACCTGCCTCCGGCCGCACTCGTGGCGGATGCCCCGCGCCTTCCCCTCGTCATCATGATGATGGGCCAGCCCGGCGACCCCGATGCGAGCTTCATCGGCGACGTGCTCGACGAGTTCGCCGCCGAGCACGACGGACTCGCGCCGATCGCCCTGGTGGTCGACCAGCTGGGCGACCCGAGCGACGACCCGCTCTGCCTCGACAGCAGTCTCGGCAAGGTCGAGAGCTATGTCATGCTCGACGTCGTGCCGTGGGCGAAGCAACGCCTCGGCGTACTTCAGGGCCGCCAGTACACGACCGTCGCCGGCTACTCGAACGGCGGCGGTTGCGCAGCGTACTTCGGCGCGAAGTACCCTGACGTCTTCGGCAACCTGCTCGCCGTCTCGCCGGTCGAGTACCCGGGCGCCGAGCACCCCGACGACGTTCTGGCCGAGGTCTTCGACGGCAACCAGGTCGCCTACGACATGGTGAAGCCCGCGAACATCATGGCCGCGAAGGCCCCCTACCCCGACTCGGTCGCCGTCTTCACGGTCGGCGAGGGCGACAGCGCGTTCGTGGGCGGCACCGAACGGCTGGCGGATGCCGCGACCGCCGCCGCCATGCAGACGACCCTCTTCCTCGTGCCCGGCGCAGACCATGACGTCGTGGCCCTCACCGGCGGGCTCGGAAAGGGCTTCGACGTGCTCGCACCCAGACTCGGATTGGCGGCCCCATGA
- a CDS encoding HNH endonuclease → MTETLPDYSGIAAMLSASATSPGTFSALDDPALVDAVEAITSLKHAVERAQALAAAEIVRRSKVAFGIRGLAQRTGHASAGELLQTITHATKRETTALVGVGQMVAETEAAAELDAARRIDPELAALVPEAATPWFAALGAAVTSGALTVAVADAIRSGLGEPGGDGDDAALSAALETVIGECRELHADAARRYARQVRDRIDAASVAERADRQRERQFWRVWVKPDGMVRGEFELDAESGMLVKAVFDQLTHPRRVSAPVRRSFGDPVHGDSGFAEARAARERDAADGLVQLLRAGASVDPSRVLDAKKPSVRLVVNATSLSSGKGSGAIEGHPDRIPLGNIHAGLCEGYLPILFDETGACLDLGRDERLYTRTQKAVLAVRDGGCLDPDCTRPPSWTEAHHIEHWQRDDGRTDIADGILLCRRDHLRYHNQGWEVRRRDSTYWLIPPVDVDPEQTPRLMRSKTPADIVNPVEPQRLPTISNWASGAHEAGASGTSGTPGTSGTSGTPGTSGTSGTSGTSGTPGTPGTSGTSGTPGTSGTPGTSGTPGTRQAQAERALAAPG, encoded by the coding sequence ATGACCGAAACGCTCCCCGACTACAGCGGCATCGCCGCCATGTTGTCGGCGAGCGCAACCTCTCCGGGCACGTTCAGCGCCCTTGACGACCCGGCGCTCGTCGACGCCGTCGAGGCGATCACCTCCCTCAAGCACGCGGTCGAACGTGCGCAGGCCCTCGCCGCCGCCGAGATCGTCCGACGATCGAAGGTCGCGTTCGGCATCCGGGGCCTTGCACAGCGAACCGGTCACGCGAGCGCCGGCGAGTTGTTGCAGACGATCACGCATGCGACGAAGCGCGAGACGACGGCGTTGGTCGGTGTCGGGCAGATGGTCGCCGAGACCGAGGCCGCGGCCGAGCTCGACGCCGCGAGACGAATCGATCCCGAACTCGCAGCGCTGGTGCCCGAAGCTGCAACCCCCTGGTTTGCAGCGCTGGGCGCGGCGGTCACGAGCGGCGCACTCACCGTGGCGGTCGCCGACGCGATCCGATCCGGTCTTGGCGAGCCCGGCGGCGACGGCGACGATGCGGCACTCTCCGCCGCTCTCGAGACGGTCATCGGCGAGTGCCGCGAGCTGCACGCCGACGCGGCTCGGCGATACGCACGGCAGGTGCGCGATCGCATCGACGCAGCGAGCGTGGCCGAACGCGCCGACCGGCAACGCGAGCGGCAGTTCTGGCGCGTGTGGGTCAAGCCCGACGGCATGGTGAGGGGCGAGTTCGAGCTCGATGCCGAGAGCGGCATGCTCGTGAAGGCCGTCTTCGATCAGCTCACGCATCCGCGCCGCGTCTCCGCGCCTGTGCGCCGGAGCTTCGGCGACCCGGTTCACGGTGACTCGGGGTTCGCCGAAGCGAGAGCCGCTCGCGAGCGCGATGCCGCCGACGGTCTCGTGCAGCTCCTTCGGGCGGGCGCGAGCGTCGACCCTTCACGAGTGCTCGATGCGAAGAAGCCTTCGGTACGGCTCGTGGTGAACGCGACGTCGCTCAGCTCCGGCAAAGGCTCGGGCGCGATCGAGGGGCACCCCGATCGCATTCCGCTCGGCAACATCCACGCCGGACTCTGCGAGGGCTACCTGCCGATCCTCTTCGACGAGACCGGTGCATGCCTCGACCTCGGGCGCGACGAACGGTTGTACACCCGCACGCAGAAGGCCGTTCTCGCAGTACGCGACGGCGGTTGTCTCGACCCCGACTGCACCCGTCCACCCTCATGGACCGAGGCGCATCACATCGAGCACTGGCAGCGCGACGACGGCCGAACCGACATCGCCGACGGCATCCTGCTCTGCAGGCGAGATCATCTCCGGTACCACAACCAGGGGTGGGAGGTTCGGCGAAGAGACTCGACCTACTGGCTCATTCCGCCGGTCGATGTCGATCCCGAGCAGACTCCCCGGCTGATGCGTTCGAAGACGCCGGCCGACATCGTCAACCCAGTCGAACCGCAGCGTTTGCCGACAATCTCGAACTGGGCGTCTGGGGCGCACGAGGCCGGCGCGTCCGGCACGTCAGGCACGCCCGGCACGTCAGGCACGTCAGGCACGCCCGGCACGTCTGGCACGTCCGGCACGTCTGGCACGTCCGGCACGCCCGGCACGCCCGGCACGTCCGGCACGTCCGGCACGCCCGGCACGTCCGGCACGCCCGGCACGTCCGGCACGCCCGGTACGAGGCAGGCCCAGGCTGAACGCGCGCTTGCGGCTCCTGGGTAG
- a CDS encoding phosphatidylglycerol lysyltransferase domain-containing protein, whose translation MTEKTDGAGSAEDTEPSGRLRSTAETFGGFIRRVPFSIALAVLLIVTAIATGTFFGAASHETASTWAAGVTTTIDGGRWWTVATALVIPFDPFQLVFGVLAAVLLLGVAERRMGTWRTIVAFLVTGCLGVAIGTGLQWVGSLAGEWWAAGTAADLTLDPLAGIVGALITATAFMGMLWRRRIRVITLAFILVFVLYDGDSSNAYRLAAAIVGLFLGALLTRDSSTLSAKRSSHRETRTLVAAVVAVTGIGPIVALVNRSELTPFAFGSYLYADEPLTLAAVMAQCGGEAAARSEECTSQLALLSAQGFGMFLLSFVPVLLLLLAAWGLRRGRRFARWLAIAVNAAILLFARTAFDVTVTTADIDDGSWSVFDLGELIVWLLAVLALPIGIIVMLIVTRRHFQIRAVRGAFARFVAAVIGAFVILATLYLVVGLATIDEYWPAANGWDVLLDTLKRFVPPHFLAVVDPIVLPGHDLTSLLAQAVGPVFWAVFIAAAIRLMSQRATVAETADDARLRGLLHRNGGGTLGFMATWPGNDIWFSDDGDSAVAYRVINGVAITMSDPICTPENAGRVIREFAAFCDAHSWVPVFYSVHPQYLPVFDELEWEHMSVGEETLVRTKGLELTGKPWQKVRQALNRGIKEGMTTVWTSWNELPLATVAEINAISEEWVAEKELPEMGFTLGGMEELKDSEVRLMLAVGPDGRLQAVTSWLPVHRDGEVIGWTIDFMRRADGSMNGIMEFLIASAALHMKEQGAEVLSLSGAPLATKPLEPGETPPEPTVMTRLLEFLAKTLEPAYGFSSLFRFKAKFNPEYETISMAYPDPVALPTIGLAVGKAYLPEVSPSEAVALVKTLTRE comes from the coding sequence ATGACCGAGAAGACCGACGGCGCCGGGAGCGCCGAGGACACCGAGCCGAGCGGGCGGCTGCGCTCCACCGCGGAGACGTTCGGCGGATTCATCCGACGGGTTCCCTTCAGCATCGCCCTCGCGGTGCTGCTCATCGTCACGGCGATCGCGACGGGCACGTTCTTCGGCGCCGCATCGCACGAGACGGCCTCGACCTGGGCCGCCGGGGTGACGACCACGATCGACGGCGGCCGGTGGTGGACCGTCGCAACCGCACTCGTCATCCCCTTCGACCCGTTCCAGCTCGTGTTCGGCGTGCTCGCCGCGGTGTTGTTGCTCGGCGTGGCCGAACGACGCATGGGCACCTGGCGCACGATCGTCGCGTTCCTCGTGACGGGTTGCCTCGGCGTCGCGATCGGCACCGGGCTCCAGTGGGTCGGCTCGCTCGCCGGCGAGTGGTGGGCCGCGGGCACAGCCGCCGACCTGACCCTCGACCCGCTCGCCGGCATCGTGGGCGCGCTCATCACGGCAACGGCGTTCATGGGCATGCTCTGGCGCCGACGCATCCGTGTCATCACCCTGGCGTTCATCCTCGTGTTCGTGCTCTACGACGGCGACTCATCGAACGCCTACCGATTGGCCGCAGCGATCGTCGGCCTGTTCCTCGGCGCCCTCCTCACCCGCGACTCCTCGACCCTGTCGGCCAAGCGCAGCTCGCATCGCGAGACTCGCACCCTGGTTGCCGCGGTCGTCGCAGTGACCGGAATCGGCCCGATCGTCGCGCTCGTGAATCGCTCCGAGCTCACGCCGTTCGCCTTCGGATCGTACCTGTACGCCGATGAGCCGCTCACGCTCGCGGCCGTGATGGCGCAGTGCGGCGGCGAAGCGGCGGCCCGCTCCGAGGAGTGCACGTCACAACTCGCCCTGCTCAGCGCGCAGGGGTTCGGCATGTTCCTGCTCTCCTTCGTGCCGGTGCTGCTCCTGCTGCTCGCCGCGTGGGGCCTGCGGCGCGGGCGCCGATTCGCCCGGTGGCTCGCGATCGCGGTGAACGCCGCCATCCTGCTCTTCGCCCGCACGGCATTCGACGTCACCGTGACGACCGCCGACATCGACGACGGCTCCTGGTCGGTGTTCGACCTCGGCGAGCTGATCGTCTGGCTCCTCGCGGTGCTCGCGCTGCCGATCGGGATCATCGTCATGCTCATCGTCACGAGACGGCACTTCCAGATTCGCGCGGTTCGTGGCGCGTTCGCACGGTTCGTCGCGGCCGTGATCGGCGCCTTCGTCATTCTCGCGACGTTGTATCTGGTCGTGGGCCTCGCGACGATCGACGAGTACTGGCCGGCCGCGAACGGGTGGGATGTGCTGCTCGATACGCTCAAGCGGTTCGTGCCGCCGCACTTCCTCGCCGTGGTCGATCCCATCGTGCTTCCCGGCCACGACCTCACGAGCCTCCTCGCGCAAGCGGTCGGCCCGGTGTTCTGGGCGGTGTTCATCGCCGCGGCGATCCGGCTCATGTCGCAGCGCGCCACCGTCGCCGAGACCGCCGACGACGCGCGGCTCCGCGGGCTCCTGCACCGGAACGGCGGCGGCACGCTCGGCTTCATGGCGACGTGGCCCGGCAACGACATCTGGTTCAGTGACGACGGCGACTCCGCCGTCGCGTACCGGGTGATCAACGGCGTCGCGATCACGATGTCCGACCCCATCTGCACGCCAGAGAACGCCGGCCGCGTCATCCGCGAGTTCGCCGCCTTCTGCGATGCGCACAGCTGGGTGCCCGTCTTCTACAGCGTGCACCCGCAGTACCTGCCGGTCTTCGACGAGCTCGAGTGGGAGCACATGTCGGTCGGCGAGGAGACCCTCGTGCGAACGAAGGGCCTCGAGCTGACCGGCAAGCCCTGGCAGAAGGTACGGCAGGCACTGAACCGCGGCATCAAGGAGGGCATGACCACGGTCTGGACGAGCTGGAACGAACTGCCGCTCGCGACCGTCGCCGAGATCAACGCGATCTCAGAGGAGTGGGTCGCCGAGAAGGAGCTGCCCGAGATGGGCTTCACGCTCGGCGGAATGGAGGAGCTGAAGGACTCCGAGGTGCGGCTCATGCTCGCGGTCGGGCCCGACGGGCGGCTGCAGGCCGTGACGAGCTGGCTGCCCGTGCACCGTGACGGCGAGGTGATCGGCTGGACCATCGACTTCATGCGCAGGGCCGACGGCAGCATGAACGGCATCATGGAGTTCCTCATCGCCTCGGCGGCGCTGCACATGAAGGAACAGGGAGCGGAGGTCCTGAGCCTCTCCGGCGCCCCGCTCGCGACGAAGCCGCTCGAGCCGGGCGAGACGCCGCCGGAACCGACCGTGATGACACGGCTGCTCGAGTTCCTCGCCAAGACGCTCGAACCGGCGTACGGGTTCTCGTCGCTGTTCCGTTTCAAGGCGAAGTTCAACCCCGAGTACGAGACCATCTCGATGGCCTACCCCGACCCGGTCGCCCTGCCGACGATCGGCCTCGCGGTCGGCAAGGCGTACCTGCCCGAGGTCTCGCCGTCCGAGGCCGTGGCGCTCGTGAAGACGCTGACGAGGGAATGA